The genomic DNA GACTGACGAGATTCAATAAACCATTCATGCTGATCGGAACTATGATTGATGACTAGATCCATGATGATCTTTATCCCCATCTGATGGGCTTCAGCTAATAAAGCATCAAACTCATCCATTGTACCAAACTTCTTGAGAATTGCTTGATAATCGCTGATATCATAGCCGTTATCGACAAATGGGGACTGATAAATAGGATTGATCCAAATAAAGTCGATCCCTAACTCTTTCAAATAGCTAAGTTTTTGGCGAATCCCGTTGATATCACCAATACCGTCGTTGTTGCTATCTTTGAAGCTCGCTGGATAGATTTGATAACCAACTGCTTCTTTCCACCACTTTTCTGACTGCTTCATGCTTATCCCCCTTTTTTCTTTATTATAGCTCAATTTCAAGCGGTTACATATCTGTTACCGTTAACTTTTTTATGCTTACATCAGTTGGAGTAGTGCTTATCATAAATGAAAGAACTCAAAAAAGCGAACATCAAAGACCATGAGTGACGCATCATCTTTGATATTCGCTTACTATTTATTTATAAATAACGAGAAATCAATTGGATCAATTGTTTGGGAAATGTCGATAAATCGGTAATATCTACAAAGCGACTTGCGCCGTAGATTTCTTTGATTTCTTCTTTATCTTGTCCAATTGCCGCAGAAATAAAGACGATACCTTGGCGTTCATATTCGGTCAACACTTCTTGGATATCTTTTTTTGCTTTAGCGCCTGTATAATCAGGTAACGCTTTAGGTTGGCCATCACTGATGTTAACGATCAGTTTGGTTGTCGCAGGTTGTTCTGTCAGCTTTCCAGCAATCAGACGCAAGACTGCGCCATCACGATTATTTTGTCTTGGCTTCATAGTCACTAATTTCTGTTCCAACCACTCAAATGAATCCGAAAATTCTTTGTACGAAAAGACAGATGTTTTTTCTCTTGTCGAAACATCTGCTGTATCTCCATAGATCAACAAAGGAATACGTACTTTTTTAGCAAATGCGGCGATGGCAAATGCGGCTTTTTTTGCAGCTGTCATGCGGTCTTCACGAACCATCGAACCAGATTCATCGATTCGTAGAGCCACTGCCAAAGAAGGTTGTTCATGAGGGGGATTTTTTTTATCAAATTGCCGTAAATCACCATAAGCTACTCGACTAGCATTAAAACGTTGTCCCTCGTACTTTCCTTTTTGGTAAGTTTCACTTTGTTCATTTTCCAAAAGATCAAGGATTTGCCGACTCAATGAATCCACGATCGGATCGATTTCTTGTCGGATAGTCGCTACTTCAGGATTTATGACAGCAAACTTAGGGCGATGAACGATCATTCCTTCTTTTTCATGGATCGTACCTTTCATCAGCTGCCGCGCTTCTTTATTAAGTTCACGCTTGAGCTGTTTGTCCAAGGCTTCCATATCTGAAGCTGACATCTCTTGGGATTCGTCATCTGATTGCTGTTGACTACGCCCTTCGACTTCTTGGCTCCGCTCTTCCGATAAAGGCAACGTGTCTATCGGAGTTTCTTCTTTCGCCGTTGCTTCTTTTGTCTGTTCTTCTTCTTGCAACACTTCCTCTTTTTCTGAGGGTTGTTCAGCAAGGGATGTTGTTTCTTCTGCCAACTGATCGATTTGACGTTCTATCGCTTCTTCTGCACCTATGGTCCGTCCTTTGATTCGTGGGGATTCGTCTGATAAGTCCCCCCATTTCTTTTGACGAAGTAAGTCTCTCAGTTCATCTAAAAGCCCACTATCAGTTAGTGCAGTCGTCAAAATGTGTAATTCATCTGGATCAGTCGTCAGTTTATATAAGACTTTAGGATAGAGCGATACGAAAATGTCTTGATTTTGTTTCATTGTATTGACCCAATAAAAATAAGAACGCATACCTGCCACACCTTTGATGGCATTTGCTTTTGCAGTTTCATCTAACAAACGGATCACTTCTGCCATTTTCAATAAAAGTATCGGCTCGTTAACTTGTGTCTTGCTGATAGCACGTTCCACCATGACTGAAAGCTCTGGCAGATCCATTTTCTCAGCATGTTGCATACGATCTCGAAGCGATTCATTCAATGGTCGGTTCCCTTGATAGTTACGATTTGTTGTAATGATAATGATACAGTCTGGGTGTCGTTTGATCACACCAGTAGGTAAGTTCAACAAACCGTTTGTTTCTAAGGCAGAGTTCAAGGCGACAAGGACCGAAGCATCACGTATTACAGTCGGCTCTTGGATTTCTAAAAGATAGCCCTTTTCAATGGCACGAACGATTTCTGACGGATAGTATTTATAGTGGATCGTACTTTCTTGGTTGTTTTCGATTCGTTGCACGAGATCGGCTAATTTCTGTTTTGCCGTGAGTGGATCGACGGAGTAATATTGTTCGATCAACGTCAATACCGCAGCTAATGTATCCGTTTGATAAATAGCGGTCAATAACTCTTGATCCTCTTCTTGGTCTGAATCAATGACAGGTAGTAACGCACCAAAGACATCTGATTTATCCATATCAGCAAAGCATGTTACTTTCGTATAAGGTAACTGCAGATCAAAAGACAAAGCTTTTGCTAATTGCGTTTTCCCAGAACCTGCATCCCCTTCTAATAGCACATTGCTGATTTTCATTTCCGGATCTAGCCAGTTTGCTTTGATTTCAGTTGCAATACGCAGCTCTTCAGCACTTGTTTGATGACTTGTTGGTTTTTTCCAAATCATTTGTTTTTCGATCGGTGTAAACGTTCGTTGATTGGTGAGTGAAAAGTTTTCCATGATTAAACACTTCCTTATAACATTAATACCCTAGATCATCTAATAGACGTTTCAAGATACGAAAACGTTCACCAAGTAATTCGCCATCTTTTTGTAAAGCATCGTAGTATAACATGATATCTTCATCGATTTTAGGGTTTTTCGTGTCCACTTCCACCGTCATCCGGTTTCCTTGCAAACCGATGATATCAACGACGGGATTTTCAGGGTCGTAAAATTTTTCATGGCGGTAGGCATCCTGGAAGTAAACACTTCCTTGCGCCACTAAGATCGCTAAGTCAAGAATACGAGTGATCGGTAATTCTTCTGATTGACGTGACCACTTTTCTCCTGTATGACGCCACACTTTTCCTGAGATATCGACTTTGCCTCGATCATTCCACTGAGCTAATCCTAAAGATAGTCCTTTTGCATCTGTATGCAAGGCATTTCTGCCATCAACTTTATCATAATCTTCGACGACGATCACTGGTTTATGTTTCAAATTTGTTGGTATTTCCATCCTTCTCTACTCCTTTTTAGTAATTTAGTGATTTAGTAAATTACTAGATAATTAAAGATAGTATAAGATAATAAAGTGAGAAATGCAAAAAGAACAGTCCAAGCAAATCATTGCTCAAACTGTTCTTTTTTTTTATATTTTTTGCTTTCTGGCATTTTTATTGTGCAGAGATCGCAATACCGATTGCTTTTTCACCCAAGTGACTACCGATCACTGGTCCAAAGTGGCCGATCTCGATTTCTGCTTGTGGATATTGTTTTTGAAGTTTTGCTTTTTCTTCTTCGGCAACTTCTAAATTGTTTGCATGGATCACATACAATTTTACTGGTGGCTTGATTTCTTCATTTCGTTTGCCAATGATTTGTTCTGCACGGGCAAAAGCTTTTTTGCTTGAACGGATCTTCTCGAATAAAATGATCTTTCCTTCCGAAAAAGTCAGGATCGGTTTGATTTTCAATAGCCCCCCGATCAGCGCAGCACCATTAGTCAAGCGACCTCCGCGGACTAAGTTGTTCAAGTCGTCAACGATCAAATAGGCGTATGTATTGTCTCTGATTCGATCGATGTGAGCTAAAATGGCTTCAAGTGAATACCCTTTATCATTCAAGTCTAAAGCAGATTCAACCATATGCCCCATTGGCATACTGGTGATTTTTGAATCATAAGGAACAATCGTCATCTCTTTGACGTCGTCTTTCATCGCAAATAATGTATTGACGAATCCAGAGATCCCACTTGATAAGTGTATGCTTAAGATCGTATCATAGCCTTTGGCTTTTAGTTCTTCATATAGTGCCAAAACTTCACCTACAGCAGGTTGGGAAGTTGTTGGAAAATCTTTACTGTTTTTCAATAGTCCGTAATATTCGTCTGCTTCGATGTCAATGCCTTCGTTATAAATTTTTCCATCCAAGATTACAGGGATAGGAATCACATATAAATCAGGATGGTTCTTGATACGTGTTGGCAGGAAAGCTGTACTGTCAGTTACGATTGCTAATTTCATTTATTTAAGTTCCTCGTTTCAAAGAATTTTACCAGTCCTTAATACTATATCATAAGTAAGAAAAGATTTGAACCTTTGTCCGGATTATAGAAAAAGCAACCCATGTTTTTTATTAAAATCTAAGGTTTTTATCACTTTCATCCTTTATAAGAACGAATAAAAGCCAGGACTTGAAAGAATTTTTCTAAAGTCCTGACTTATTATTTGAAATTAGCTTGCACTCTTAGTTACCTATAGAATCAGTGGTGTTTGCCACTGCATCCCTTTATCGTCTGAAATTCTTGACCATTTGCATGGCATTTCTGCCAAATTGGGCAAAGGCAAACGTCAAGCCGCCGACACCACCGATCACCACACAATAAATGACTGCATGCGTTTTTGATGTCATGGATAAGGAAAGACTCAACACGAAGAAAAGAATGCAGCATAGAAGCAACATGGCCATTGTCGAACGAAACGTCTTCAAGAAGAAATGACTGATCTTTGCGAATGGCGAGATGCGGTATTCTTTTGATAAATAAAGATACCCACGAACAAACACAAAAGCAAAAGCCACTGTATTAGATAAACTCATTCCGTATCCGCCAAATAAAGCTAACCCAATCGCTTGGAATACGACTTTTAAAATAATAGCTTCTGTTGTCAGTTTGATCGCAACCAAATGATGATTCAATGATTGGAGCATCGTCGATAAAATCGTAAACAACGAGAAGAACAAGGAAGCTAAAAGTGCCATCTGGAAGTAGCCGACACTCTCTGGATCATAGCCAAAAAACAAGGTGTATAACGGTCCTGCTAATAAGGACATCCCTGCTAGCGAAGGCAAAAGGATCAATAAAGCAATCGAGAAGCTGTCCCCGACTGTTTTTTCAATCTGTAGTCGGTCTTTTTTTCCTAATGTACTTAGGATCGGCAGACTACTGATTGCGACCGTTCCGACCATTGAAATCAAGATCAGTGTCAATTTGTTCGGATTGACTGATGCACGACTAAACAAAAATTCGAGTTGTTGGTCGGCAATTTCCGGTCTGAATAAATGTAAGAATGGTTTCATCGTCACCTGATCGATCATTTGCACGATCGTGATCACCGAACCAACATAGATGAATGGTAAGGTTTCTCGAATGATCGAAACAGACGCAGAACGATTGTCTTTTTGGAAATAGCGACTTGAGATCCAGAAATCTTTTAAACGGAAATAATCGTTTTGCCGTCCGACAACAAACATATGACCAATAGCCGCAAGTCCACCGAAGAAAGAAGCAACAGTACTGATCAATACCGCTTGCACAATCGTGCCATCTGTCAACACACGCAAATAATACGTACCAGCTAAGATCACGATCACACGGATCACCTGTTCAATGATCAAGGAAGTACCGTAAGGGCGAAGATGATTTTTTCCTTGGAAGTAACCGCGCATCGCACTTAATACTGGGATCGCTACTAAGGAAGGACAGAGACTACGAATCGCTAAAATACCGTTATCGACATTCGAGATCGGACTGATTTTCGCCAAAGCGGGAGCAAACAAATACATCAATACGGCAGATATGATCCCGATAACGAACATGATATTGATCGTACTGCGAAAAATGACCCGACAAGCTTGTTCATCACCATTTTTTGTCGCCACCGCGACTTTTTTTGCTATCGCATTTGGAAACCCAACAGTACCTAACATCAGGAAAAGGCCATATGGTAAATAGCCCACATTATAAAGGGTAGTTGCTAACATGCCATCTTGATTGTTTCCCATCATACTTAACCAAGGAATCAAATAAACGACACCTAAAACTTTACAGAGTAGATTGGCAAAGGTAAGCCAAAATGTCCCTTGCATCAATTTCTTATTCATATGTCAACCTCAACTATCTCTATTAGAATAAACATCTTCCCTATTATAACAAAAAAAACATGGAGGACAACTCGTTGAGGAAAACAAAAAAATAAGCTCCCCAATTTTTTGGAGAAGCTTAAGAAATTCTATAACATTGATAATAAAAACACAGACGCAAGTCCTGTAATGACAGACAACGCCATTGAGCGAGTCTTATAAGCAACACCTGCTACAAATAGCATTGCAACAATTTTGATGTTCCACGCAATATCTAAATGTTCATGCGTGATAAAAACATCTTTGAAGGCTAACGCTGCAAACAAAGCAACTGGTACATATTTCATCCATTCGCTAAACCATTTAGGCACTTTTCGATGTGTAAAATAAAGCATAGGAAAAACTCGTGGAATGTAGGCAACGACAAATAAGCTGATCACCAATAACAACAAGTACCACTCATTCATGATGTTGCACCTCCTGTTCTGGGAAATGGAACAATGGCTCATTCAAAGGTTGGGTCTCTTTGCTGGATTTCTTTTCTTTTTCCTTCTTGAAGGCTCTTTCTAATACAAAACCTGCTGAAGAAGCAATCAATGTTGCAACGATCAAACCGAAAGTGTTTTGGAAAAGTACCATGAATATGACACTGAGTATCCCAGAAAAGATCCCTGTGAAGATGAGTAAAGCATTTTTCATTTGCATGATGAACATAAAAATAAACATAGCAGTTAAGGCAAAATGCACCAAATCCGTATCCACTCGGATCACTGATCCAAAAATATTTCCGACCATGTTGCTGATCGCCCAAGCCCCCATTGAAAACCAATTGACATATAAAGCTTTTCGCTTGTCCCAAGTGGGATCAGTGGAATACTTCAAATAATTGACTGCATAATTTTCGTCATTCAATGATTGAGAGAACACAGCTAAAAAGAATCGCTTTTCTTTCTTCATAAAGCCTGAAAGACTCGACCCTAGCAAAATATACCGTAGTTCTAAGAAAAAAACCATCAAAAGTGTAGTTGAAAATGGCGCTTGTGTGGTTAACATAGAGGCAACTAAGAATTGTGCGCCACCAGAAAATACTAAGATAGATAATAGACCAGCTAAGAGTGGATCAAAGCCAACTTGCTGCAGTAAGACTCCGCAAGCTAACCCAACTGGGATATAACTAAGGCAAAGTGGCAACGAAGCATGTAGCGAATCCTGCCAAGGCGCCCGTTTCTGTTTATTCATTAACGATATCTCCTTCAATTTACAACAAATAAATAGCGGACTAATTGTAACATAAATAAATAAAAATGTAGCCGTTTTATCGTTAAACAACATGATATTTTTCTCATTTTCAAAGCACAACTATTAAAAAAAATAAAAATCATCGAAAAATATAAGAGGAAATTCATTTTCCTCCTACTTTTCCGATGATTTTATTCTATATATAAACGAGTTTTTTTTTGCTATCAAACTTTTTTATAAGTAAAAAATAACACTAGTTTCTAAATTATTTCTCGACGTTCTCTATCGTCGTTTCTTGTGTTTTCTTTATTTGCGAATAATTTGGATCATATTTATCTGTTTCAATGTAAATATAGATTTTTTTATCCTTTAATTGTTCACGGATCGTCCGCTCAATATCATTGATGATCATGTGTACTTGGTATTCTTTGTTTTCATCTAGATCGATTTTTGCCGCAACTAAAATCTCTGTCGGACTTAAGTGCACAGTTTTGATATCAATGACGCGATTCACTTCATTTCGCTCAAAAGCAAATTTGATCTTTTTCAAATCTGTTGTAGTCACGCTCTCGCCAATAATCAAACTATAAAATTCTTTTGCCAGAAAGATAGCAGCACCCATCAATAAAAAGCCGATCAATAGTCCACTGATGGCATCAAAAGCAGCGATCCCTGTCACCATGGTCAACCCAGTGCCGACTAAGGCAAGAACGAGACCAATTACAGCACAGAGATCTTCGGTGAAGATCACGAGGATCTCACTGTGGCGACTTTCGCGTAAAAAGCGCATGGTTGAAAGGTTTTCAGTATTCAATTCGTGGATTTCCTTCATTGCGATTCGTAATGAACTACCTTCTATAGCGAGACCAAATAATAGAATCAGGATGACGATCCAAGGATTACCAACTTCGTGGGCGGGATGGGTAAGTTTTTCAAAAGCTTCCATCACACCTAGCGCCCCCCCGCCAAAAAACAACATCATGGCAACAATCGTACTGAAAAAATACTTTGCTCGTCCTTCGCCAAATTGGTGTAATTCACTTTGACCACGATTCGCACGTTTGTCACCGACTAGTAGTAATACTTGATTGCTACAGTCAACGATACTATGAATACTTTCATTCAACATAGCGGCACTGCCACTGATGGCATAACCGACAAATTTACTAAACGCAACTAAGAGATTAGCACCCAACGCTGCCAATACAGAAAACATTCCGCTCTTCTTCAAATTCTCCATTGCTTTTTCTTCCTTTCATTCTTAACAACATCAAAGAGTATCTAAATTAAAGATGACGGTTTGATTATTTTTTAAAATCGTTTCTTTTGCGCCCATTTTTGTATTTTTACCATCCACACTGAACATCCAATATTTTTTTTCTTCAGTATTTTGGCTCTGGCCATTGATCGAAGTAATAAATCCTTTGTCTTCTTCCACACTAAAGTTTTGTTCCAGCACATCCAGTAGGTTTTCTCCTGTATGGAAAGTCACTTTTTTTACTAAGGTATCGACCCCATCTTCTTGCAAGGTGATAGTTGCTGTTTCATTCGACACCATGGATGACGGTTTTGGATCCGCTTTTTTTGTCTCTTGATCTGTACAACCGGTAAAGAAAAGCAACATCGAACAGACAATGAGCAAACTGGTTCCTATTCTTTTCATTTTACTCCTCCTAAGTATAAAAAAGCCAAGGAGAAACCCGATTCCTTGGCTCTTTTTTCATCGATCATCTGAGTCGATCATTCTGAAATATATATCGCACGATTGCTCTTTTTCCATCAATCTTTGCGAACCATCAAAGGTACTAAAAATTCATAATTGATAAAGAAATCGATCACTGAACGATGATAGTCACCAGAAGAAATCGCTAGATCTGTCCGTGTTGTGTCTTTAAGAGAAATTTGGAGCGACTGTCCTTTATCAAGCAACACCTTATAAGTCGTGTCGTCTAATTTCTCCATATCATACTGTGGATTTTTCATTGTGACAATAAAAATATCATCTAACACTTCTTGCGTGGCTGGAAACTTACTTGCAATATCTAATCTTAGTGGCTTCGTGTTGTCTAACAAGGTTTGATCGACCGTAAAGCCTAATTTACGTGCATAAGCAAATAATTGATTCAATTTGTGATTGAAAATCGTGATCTGACTAGCCGAAAACACTCGTTCAACAGACCAATGACGAATCAATGCTAACACTCGGTCATCATCGATCTCGATCGTCATTTGTTCTGGGGATACTCGCATCAAATTGATGGATTCTACTTGGTATCGTTGGTCGATCGTCGGTAACACAAATGAGAACATCAATTCTTTTTGTGGGGTCAAACTATAATTGATTGAAAAATATCTTGTTTCCCATACATCATATGCTTGTTTGGATAATTCCAAGCCGATATCATTCAATGGTTTTAATATCTCGTAAGCGAAGTATTCGATCAAACTTGTCTTAGCAATGGCAGAAATCGGTGTATCTTCTAACACATAGCGATGATATGCGACCAATAACTCATTGAAATCCGCTTCGATCAAATATTTGCGTAATCGTAAATCAGCTAACTCTTCTTCTGCGGCTGCAATCAAGTCAACGATGTCTTCGTGATCATGTTGTTTACCAGAAAGATATGCTTGATTTTCATTGACCGCTTGCTCGATCGTTGAACGCGCATTATCTGTTTGATTCGTCGAGTTTGGGACGACTTTTTCTTTTTCATGGATTTTGGCTTCTTCGCGAATTTCTTCTACTTCATTCGCCATCTCTTTGTCGGTGCTTGATGCTTCTTCTACTGGCTCGGTCGTTCCATGATTTTCAGCTGTTACTTCTTGTAGGTCTAAATCTTCTTGTTTTGTCATCACTCGTCCCCTCCCTCTTCTACTATTTCAGGGTTTTCACTGCCAAGGTACGACATCAAGAAATGATGGATCGACTGTCTGAAACCTTCCATGTCACCAAAATACTTTTTGATTTGACGTTGTTCTTTTTCAACGATTGCAGCGCGTAACTGGTCCGCTTTTTCTTCATGTAATAAGGTTTGCTTTTGTTTTTGGATTTTTTCTGGTTCTTCGATATAAGGCAACCAACCTAATTTTTCATTTTCGAGTGCTTGTTTCTTTTGTTCTAACGCTTGGATTTCTTCGTCTATTTTTTTACGATTTAAGAATCCTTTCGTATCATCTAACTCAGTGATTTGTCGATCGATCTCTTTGATGGTCTCTTCTAAACGCTCGATCTCTGTTTTTGCAGTGATCACTTTTGCCTCTAACTCATTGATTTTTTTATCAAAATCATGGGTTTGTTGTGTCGCATAGTTCTCCCATTCCTCATCGATTTGCGGTAATACAAAGATTTCAGGTAAGCTAGCATCGATCCCGATCGTTGCTCGCTCATGAAAATAGGTGCCGATCTGGTAATAACTCATCGTCGGAGAGATGGTCTCTGTGTGTTTCATGAAGGGAAATTCTTGCAAGAAACGGTCATGGATCTTACGCATCAACAGCTGATCGATCTCATGATTTTCATTTGAGCTTTTTTTAAGCTCATCGTTCAAGCGTCCATTGTATAACTGATAGATCGCGGGAATATTCTCCTCGCGGACAGCTTGTTCAAAAGCTTGTAGATCTTCTAATAATTGTGAAAGATTCATACTTGCTTTTTCTTTGATATCGTAAAACGAAGATGCTTCCTCTTGTTCGTTTTCATCATAATGTTCGTTCGTCTGTGGGTCTATCATCTTACTGGCCTCCTCTTGCTTTTGAACGCATCAATTTTCCATCAATTATTCTATGTAATCCAATAGTATCATTTTCTAAGAAAAAAGTGT from Enterococcus mundtii includes the following:
- a CDS encoding DegV family protein, producing MKLAIVTDSTAFLPTRIKNHPDLYVIPIPVILDGKIYNEGIDIEADEYYGLLKNSKDFPTTSQPAVGEVLALYEELKAKGYDTILSIHLSSGISGFVNTLFAMKDDVKEMTIVPYDSKITSMPMGHMVESALDLNDKGYSLEAILAHIDRIRDNTYAYLIVDDLNNLVRGGRLTNGAALIGGLLKIKPILTFSEGKIILFEKIRSSKKAFARAEQIIGKRNEEIKPPVKLYVIHANNLEVAEEEKAKLQKQYPQAEIEIGHFGPVIGSHLGEKAIGIAISAQ
- a CDS encoding cation diffusion facilitator family transporter — protein: MENLKKSGMFSVLAALGANLLVAFSKFVGYAISGSAAMLNESIHSIVDCSNQVLLLVGDKRANRGQSELHQFGEGRAKYFFSTIVAMMLFFGGGALGVMEAFEKLTHPAHEVGNPWIVILILLFGLAIEGSSLRIAMKEIHELNTENLSTMRFLRESRHSEILVIFTEDLCAVIGLVLALVGTGLTMVTGIAAFDAISGLLIGFLLMGAAIFLAKEFYSLIIGESVTTTDLKKIKFAFERNEVNRVIDIKTVHLSPTEILVAAKIDLDENKEYQVHMIINDIERTIREQLKDKKIYIYIETDKYDPNYSQIKKTQETTIENVEK
- a CDS encoding DUF6530 family protein, which translates into the protein MEIPTNLKHKPVIVVEDYDKVDGRNALHTDAKGLSLGLAQWNDRGKVDISGKVWRHTGEKWSRQSEELPITRILDLAILVAQGSVYFQDAYRHEKFYDPENPVVDIIGLQGNRMTVEVDTKNPKIDEDIMLYYDALQKDGELLGERFRILKRLLDDLGY
- a CDS encoding polysaccharide biosynthesis protein — encoded protein: MNKKLMQGTFWLTFANLLCKVLGVVYLIPWLSMMGNNQDGMLATTLYNVGYLPYGLFLMLGTVGFPNAIAKKVAVATKNGDEQACRVIFRSTINIMFVIGIISAVLMYLFAPALAKISPISNVDNGILAIRSLCPSLVAIPVLSAMRGYFQGKNHLRPYGTSLIIEQVIRVIVILAGTYYLRVLTDGTIVQAVLISTVASFFGGLAAIGHMFVVGRQNDYFRLKDFWISSRYFQKDNRSASVSIIRETLPFIYVGSVITIVQMIDQVTMKPFLHLFRPEIADQQLEFLFSRASVNPNKLTLILISMVGTVAISSLPILSTLGKKDRLQIEKTVGDSFSIALLILLPSLAGMSLLAGPLYTLFFGYDPESVGYFQMALLASLFFSLFTILSTMLQSLNHHLVAIKLTTEAIILKVVFQAIGLALFGGYGMSLSNTVAFAFVFVRGYLYLSKEYRISPFAKISHFFLKTFRSTMAMLLLCCILFFVLSLSLSMTSKTHAVIYCVVIGGVGGLTFAFAQFGRNAMQMVKNFRR
- a CDS encoding AzlD domain-containing protein, coding for MNEWYLLLLVISLFVVAYIPRVFPMLYFTHRKVPKWFSEWMKYVPVALFAALAFKDVFITHEHLDIAWNIKIVAMLFVAGVAYKTRSMALSVITGLASVFLLSML
- a CDS encoding AAA family ATPase; translated protein: MENFSLTNQRTFTPIEKQMIWKKPTSHQTSAEELRIATEIKANWLDPEMKISNVLLEGDAGSGKTQLAKALSFDLQLPYTKVTCFADMDKSDVFGALLPVIDSDQEEDQELLTAIYQTDTLAAVLTLIEQYYSVDPLTAKQKLADLVQRIENNQESTIHYKYYPSEIVRAIEKGYLLEIQEPTVIRDASVLVALNSALETNGLLNLPTGVIKRHPDCIIIITTNRNYQGNRPLNESLRDRMQHAEKMDLPELSVMVERAISKTQVNEPILLLKMAEVIRLLDETAKANAIKGVAGMRSYFYWVNTMKQNQDIFVSLYPKVLYKLTTDPDELHILTTALTDSGLLDELRDLLRQKKWGDLSDESPRIKGRTIGAEEAIERQIDQLAEETTSLAEQPSEKEEVLQEEEQTKEATAKEETPIDTLPLSEERSQEVEGRSQQQSDDESQEMSASDMEALDKQLKRELNKEARQLMKGTIHEKEGMIVHRPKFAVINPEVATIRQEIDPIVDSLSRQILDLLENEQSETYQKGKYEGQRFNASRVAYGDLRQFDKKNPPHEQPSLAVALRIDESGSMVREDRMTAAKKAAFAIAAFAKKVRIPLLIYGDTADVSTREKTSVFSYKEFSDSFEWLEQKLVTMKPRQNNRDGAVLRLIAGKLTEQPATTKLIVNISDGQPKALPDYTGAKAKKDIQEVLTEYERQGIVFISAAIGQDKEEIKEIYGASRFVDITDLSTFPKQLIQLISRYL
- a CDS encoding AzlC family ABC transporter permease, translating into MNKQKRAPWQDSLHASLPLCLSYIPVGLACGVLLQQVGFDPLLAGLLSILVFSGGAQFLVASMLTTQAPFSTTLLMVFFLELRYILLGSSLSGFMKKEKRFFLAVFSQSLNDENYAVNYLKYSTDPTWDKRKALYVNWFSMGAWAISNMVGNIFGSVIRVDTDLVHFALTAMFIFMFIMQMKNALLIFTGIFSGILSVIFMVLFQNTFGLIVATLIASSAGFVLERAFKKEKEKKSSKETQPLNEPLFHFPEQEVQHHE
- a CDS encoding DUF4430 domain-containing protein produces the protein MKRIGTSLLIVCSMLLFFTGCTDQETKKADPKPSSMVSNETATITLQEDGVDTLVKKVTFHTGENLLDVLEQNFSVEEDKGFITSINGQSQNTEEKKYWMFSVDGKNTKMGAKETILKNNQTVIFNLDTL
- a CDS encoding viral A-type inclusion protein; the encoded protein is MIDPQTNEHYDENEQEEASSFYDIKEKASMNLSQLLEDLQAFEQAVREENIPAIYQLYNGRLNDELKKSSNENHEIDQLLMRKIHDRFLQEFPFMKHTETISPTMSYYQIGTYFHERATIGIDASLPEIFVLPQIDEEWENYATQQTHDFDKKINELEAKVITAKTEIERLEETIKEIDRQITELDDTKGFLNRKKIDEEIQALEQKKQALENEKLGWLPYIEEPEKIQKQKQTLLHEEKADQLRAAIVEKEQRQIKKYFGDMEGFRQSIHHFLMSYLGSENPEIVEEGGDE